In Legionella sp. PATHC035, a genomic segment contains:
- a CDS encoding aminotransferase class V-fold PLP-dependent enzyme, with the protein MMKELIEAMVSNPDEFIRLISEKPGGFSLEYAAYLDSIDPLNSVHELFEFEDLTPFAGHSLGPVFKPAVKEIERINKLQATQLHEGHFPGTREHGGNWFDCDIDEDAINAMQEILGFSEPCEFLYTQEGLSSNLGRLVDTFYRPTLVDWQSGKTGFCHLGKEFFSDQAVIESVLKRGIQTAKNYGVFADPKQVPSSTSLTLKILPDEKGLYSEEAVIHFVKNHAAQIQILHLSDIVFSTGQRLDIKHILTELKDTIEQYHIIVGLDLAHTVGNRTLNLRELPVTYAVGCGYKHLCGSAGSGFGIYVNKNTDLEKYPPIQGWKAAASDKVFDLIDGYDSKIMMQKGAWAFRCSNPSPVALAPVKTYIKTMSQVGWNKLNAKSECLTRYMHALIQHHLGDKIEWITPDDPKKRGAMLVFRVKELSEVKQIETLLKKASDLGAFEIDVRPPNNIRVTAHYGYTQFTDIHKMVSRLEQVIHLLLEQKKLETLTLTSIKQRRQSGFFEQQIGEIAPSGQQHDQANNGVFNL; encoded by the coding sequence ATGATGAAAGAACTAATTGAGGCTATGGTATCTAACCCGGATGAATTTATCCGCTTAATTTCAGAAAAACCGGGTGGTTTTTCTCTAGAATATGCAGCTTATTTAGATTCTATTGACCCTTTAAACAGTGTGCATGAATTATTTGAGTTTGAGGATTTGACACCTTTTGCGGGCCATTCTTTGGGACCTGTATTCAAACCCGCTGTGAAAGAAATTGAGCGCATTAATAAGTTGCAAGCAACTCAGTTACATGAAGGACATTTTCCCGGAACTCGCGAACATGGAGGTAATTGGTTTGATTGTGATATTGATGAGGATGCAATCAATGCAATGCAGGAAATTTTAGGCTTTTCTGAGCCTTGCGAATTTCTCTATACCCAGGAAGGCTTATCCTCTAATCTGGGTCGATTGGTGGATACTTTTTACCGACCCACATTAGTTGATTGGCAATCAGGAAAAACGGGGTTTTGTCACTTGGGAAAAGAATTTTTTTCCGATCAAGCAGTCATTGAATCGGTCTTAAAACGAGGGATACAAACGGCTAAGAATTATGGGGTGTTTGCTGATCCGAAACAGGTTCCCAGTTCCACATCCCTGACCCTAAAAATCCTTCCTGATGAAAAAGGACTCTATAGCGAAGAGGCCGTTATTCATTTTGTAAAAAATCATGCCGCACAAATCCAAATACTACACTTATCGGATATAGTATTTAGTACGGGGCAGCGTCTTGATATCAAACATATTTTAACCGAATTAAAGGATACGATAGAGCAATACCATATTATTGTTGGCTTGGATTTAGCACATACAGTAGGAAATAGAACTTTAAATCTTCGCGAATTACCCGTCACTTACGCGGTGGGTTGTGGTTATAAGCATCTTTGTGGCTCAGCAGGCAGTGGCTTTGGCATTTATGTTAATAAGAATACAGACTTGGAAAAATATCCCCCCATCCAAGGATGGAAAGCAGCAGCTTCCGACAAAGTTTTTGACTTAATTGATGGTTACGACTCTAAGATCATGATGCAAAAAGGGGCCTGGGCTTTCAGATGCAGCAATCCCTCACCTGTTGCCCTTGCACCAGTAAAAACCTATATCAAAACAATGAGTCAGGTGGGTTGGAATAAATTAAACGCCAAATCTGAATGCCTAACTCGTTATATGCACGCTTTAATACAACACCATTTAGGCGATAAAATTGAGTGGATTACCCCTGACGATCCAAAAAAAAGAGGAGCCATGTTGGTTTTTCGTGTTAAGGAATTGAGTGAGGTCAAACAAATAGAAACTTTATTAAAAAAGGCAAGTGACTTGGGAGCGTTTGAAATAGACGTCCGCCCTCCGAACAATATTCGCGTTACGGCACATTATGGATATACCCAGTTTACTGATATTCATAAAATGGTTTCGCGCCTCGAACAGGTTATTCATCTGTTGCTGGAACAAAAAAAGCTAGAAACTTTAACTTTAACCTCAATAAAGCAACGCAGGCAAAGTGGTTTTTTTGAGCAACAAATTGGAGAAATAGCCCCTTCTGGCCAGCAGCACGATCAAGCAAATAATGGAGTTTTTAACCTATAG
- a CDS encoding group I truncated hemoglobin encodes MTESLFEGLGGHNAVNTAVDIFYRKMLRDERVSHFFDDIDMEQQILKQKGFLTMVFGGPNHYSGKSMREGHAHLIKRGLNDTHVDIVIEHLGATLKELGAAEKDIEQVASIANSVRNEVLGRP; translated from the coding sequence ATGACTGAGTCGTTATTTGAGGGTTTGGGAGGCCATAACGCAGTAAATACTGCTGTTGATATTTTCTATCGTAAAATGTTACGGGATGAGCGTGTGAGTCATTTTTTTGATGACATTGATATGGAACAACAAATATTAAAACAAAAAGGATTTTTAACCATGGTGTTTGGAGGCCCCAATCACTACAGCGGGAAAAGCATGCGCGAAGGACATGCTCATTTAATCAAACGTGGATTAAATGATACACACGTGGATATTGTTATCGAACATTTGGGTGCAACCCTCAAAGAATTAGGCGCAGCAGAAAAAGATATTGAACAAGTGGCATCTATTGCCAATAGTGTTCGCAATGAAGTATTGGGGCGCCCATGA
- a CDS encoding cupin domain-containing protein, whose amino-acid sequence MKIKGFFISIVLLSTAIATSSFAGSEENTVDNKLNAAITPKIFEMAKKNENWKLAFVTGKDAQVVFMNITPKTNPKNEIGMETHKFDQVIFVVEGQAKSVLNGKKSTVRAGDMIFIPQGIPHNFINLNANKPFKIISVYSATDIPEHATYKHKSDMPGE is encoded by the coding sequence ATGAAAATAAAGGGATTTTTTATATCTATAGTATTGTTATCCACTGCAATTGCAACATCCTCATTTGCTGGTTCCGAAGAAAACACAGTTGATAATAAACTCAATGCAGCGATTACACCCAAAATTTTTGAGATGGCAAAAAAGAATGAAAACTGGAAGCTGGCCTTTGTGACCGGCAAGGATGCTCAAGTTGTTTTTATGAATATCACCCCTAAAACAAATCCCAAAAATGAGATTGGGATGGAAACCCATAAATTTGATCAGGTCATCTTTGTTGTAGAAGGTCAGGCTAAATCAGTGCTCAATGGTAAAAAATCAACGGTTAGAGCAGGGGATATGATCTTTATCCCTCAAGGGATACCCCATAATTTTATTAATCTGAATGCAAACAAACCGTTTAAAATCATTAGCGTTTACTCCGCTACTGATATTCCTGAGCATGCAACCTATAAACACAAATCAGATATGCCAGGAGAATAA
- a CDS encoding GNAT family N-acetyltransferase, producing the protein MSNITTHKARFCFKPVDKSQHELVLNWIHQPHINEWLHGEGLNNTIKDLGQFLNHGNPWATHWIAYDKEIPFAYLITSEVEQSEEYPDGAMTLDLFICRLDYIGKGLSVQMIHEFILGPLSDAKTVLIDPEISNERAVHVYKKAGFEIIGEFIASWHPVPHYKMQLSVEVLKNKLDP; encoded by the coding sequence ATGAGTAACATCACCACACATAAGGCTCGCTTTTGTTTTAAACCAGTGGATAAATCACAACATGAGCTTGTTCTAAATTGGATTCATCAACCGCATATTAATGAATGGCTTCATGGAGAGGGGTTAAACAATACCATCAAAGACCTTGGTCAATTCTTAAATCATGGTAACCCCTGGGCTACTCATTGGATAGCCTATGATAAAGAAATTCCTTTTGCTTATTTAATTACTTCTGAAGTGGAGCAATCAGAGGAATATCCTGATGGCGCAATGACACTCGATTTATTCATTTGCAGATTGGATTATATCGGTAAGGGATTGTCTGTGCAGATGATTCATGAATTTATTTTGGGTCCGCTTTCTGATGCGAAAACAGTACTGATTGATCCAGAAATCTCTAATGAGCGAGCGGTTCATGTTTATAAAAAAGCGGGTTTTGAAATCATTGGGGAATTTATAGCATCATGGCATCCAGTACCACACTATAAAATGCAGTTGAGTGTTGAAGTGCTAAAAAACAAATTGGACCCTTAG
- a CDS encoding protein kinase domain-containing protein, with protein MANPIHYLNPTLPENIPVVVALMNSVHGANPGLLEAYNVYSLPTTTGEALRYVLTLPILQFIADPSLRSDAPPRRLDVFEPSSDDKGCFGNVFPVIKSIIPQGDGGYFDESGAYVIKQMQAHQNRLSDKPNKPNMYVRVANREQYLGSQHPTLGIHYSLVKTEPCSYLHMNRAPGRTLDFYIDQLSGEEFLSLACTLIEEVPKQIHRIVSSGKHEGRTMIHCDLKPDNIMAQLNKNGESGYSDWTVTVIDMGLAKTIKKDEPYSTLRNHGNRMAWDRNMFLASLNGTHKSYDIQSDLYALFVCISELAGAPSRDGTEITEESTEESIEKLTAEEHKKMALERGLEMTQDPDFVGIFGNMGFDPKISEQLTATLRSTLHPDKMQRMKPEQALTVFQEALNTVRENAEETHFATPAKKRKTDQITAEDLKQCIERPLEEIAKQKEQAVEEYNRQPRKITLKKWLNQFNELRSAASPEEYERFKKMLPKVTKDIKSPFIFDLLRFNLYEEYDADACIRLILRHEQLTAPLRKDYPTLPVLWQKRFQMLARVIPLQLTQRQALACTQIGLLKQNITALLALESKESDPEIIKVMRQELEKQLQLVPTVWYQQLPQFVELFNHQYDCITQSNALANQLIPHCSWKKDFQQQFIDWTHEIFNHAIQGKFPEIQGYFSHYHSMIALLDRCSQDRETLTGLFNALPDLSQSILGEESIDIAIRQLKLSDTQTVINLTQKLALLFLIHDVFYQLIDRDKKEYDLIMQTNSAQLMAIIHQLNQQDPPKGELVNQLGNISNSLKALNQLRLFMDKCSTYPNIQKAIETLLKHNFKIEALANIVNDNYIKISDAKRLDRGLDIVFSEEANRLLQEFSTRNEKLFAEMTRYFAMPGRYFPPEPKIHAEERLTHLLFQPKSKEAKDSDEITALERTPPQLSHE; from the coding sequence ATGGCTAATCCCATTCACTACCTTAATCCCACTTTACCTGAAAATATTCCTGTTGTTGTCGCACTGATGAATTCAGTCCATGGAGCTAATCCAGGGTTATTAGAAGCTTATAACGTCTATTCTTTACCCACAACAACTGGCGAAGCATTACGTTATGTGCTCACCTTACCCATTCTTCAATTCATTGCCGATCCATCATTACGCTCTGATGCACCACCAAGACGTCTGGATGTTTTTGAACCGAGTTCTGACGATAAGGGCTGTTTTGGCAATGTTTTTCCGGTGATCAAATCCATCATTCCACAAGGAGACGGCGGTTATTTTGATGAATCAGGCGCGTATGTAATAAAGCAGATGCAAGCTCATCAAAATCGATTAAGTGATAAACCGAACAAACCCAATATGTATGTTCGCGTGGCGAACAGAGAACAATATCTAGGAAGCCAGCATCCAACCTTAGGAATACACTACAGCTTAGTCAAAACGGAACCATGTTCTTACTTGCATATGAATCGTGCTCCTGGACGCACTCTTGATTTTTATATCGATCAACTTTCTGGTGAGGAGTTTCTAAGTCTTGCTTGTACGTTAATCGAAGAAGTTCCCAAACAAATTCATCGAATAGTTTCTTCCGGCAAACACGAAGGCCGAACGATGATTCATTGTGATCTAAAACCAGACAACATCATGGCTCAACTCAATAAAAATGGAGAGAGTGGGTATAGTGACTGGACGGTCACGGTGATTGATATGGGGTTAGCCAAAACAATTAAAAAAGATGAGCCATACTCTACCTTACGGAACCATGGTAATCGAATGGCATGGGATAGAAACATGTTTCTTGCGAGTTTGAATGGAACGCATAAGAGCTATGATATTCAAAGTGATTTATATGCATTATTTGTTTGCATCAGTGAGCTAGCTGGCGCGCCAAGTCGAGATGGAACAGAAATAACTGAGGAATCAACCGAAGAATCGATTGAAAAGTTGACCGCAGAAGAGCATAAAAAAATGGCGCTTGAGAGAGGTCTTGAAATGACTCAAGACCCTGATTTTGTAGGCATCTTTGGTAATATGGGCTTCGATCCTAAAATATCTGAGCAGTTAACAGCGACACTCAGAAGCACACTCCATCCTGATAAAATGCAACGAATGAAACCGGAACAAGCCTTAACCGTTTTTCAAGAGGCTTTAAATACAGTTCGAGAAAATGCAGAAGAAACCCACTTTGCCACACCAGCCAAAAAGAGAAAAACGGATCAAATAACTGCTGAAGACTTAAAACAATGTATCGAGCGACCACTTGAAGAGATAGCCAAGCAAAAAGAACAAGCCGTAGAGGAATATAATAGACAGCCAAGAAAAATAACTCTAAAAAAATGGCTCAATCAGTTTAATGAATTACGTTCTGCCGCAAGCCCCGAAGAATACGAACGATTCAAAAAGATGCTTCCTAAGGTCACAAAAGATATTAAAAGCCCATTTATTTTCGATCTGTTACGTTTTAATTTATATGAAGAATACGATGCTGATGCCTGCATTCGTCTGATCTTACGCCATGAGCAACTTACTGCTCCTTTAAGAAAAGATTATCCAACCTTACCTGTTCTTTGGCAAAAACGCTTCCAAATGCTGGCTCGAGTAATTCCACTCCAATTGACGCAGAGACAGGCTTTAGCTTGTACCCAAATAGGGCTTTTGAAACAAAATATTACTGCGTTATTAGCTTTGGAGAGCAAAGAGTCTGATCCTGAAATAATCAAAGTAATGCGTCAGGAATTAGAAAAGCAATTGCAGTTGGTTCCTACAGTTTGGTACCAACAATTACCCCAATTTGTGGAACTTTTTAATCATCAATATGACTGTATCACTCAGTCCAACGCATTGGCCAATCAATTGATTCCGCATTGCTCTTGGAAAAAGGATTTTCAACAGCAATTTATCGATTGGACTCATGAGATCTTTAATCATGCCATACAAGGAAAATTTCCTGAAATTCAGGGTTATTTTTCCCATTACCACTCCATGATTGCGCTACTCGATAGGTGTTCGCAGGATAGAGAAACTTTAACGGGTCTATTTAATGCGCTTCCTGATTTATCACAGTCAATTTTAGGTGAGGAGTCAATTGATATTGCAATTCGACAACTTAAATTAAGTGATACCCAAACGGTTATTAATCTGACTCAAAAATTAGCATTACTTTTTTTAATACATGATGTGTTTTATCAATTAATCGATAGGGATAAAAAAGAATATGATTTGATTATGCAGACGAATAGTGCCCAATTGATGGCAATTATCCACCAACTTAATCAACAAGATCCGCCAAAAGGGGAGTTGGTAAACCAATTAGGAAATATATCCAATTCTTTAAAAGCGCTCAATCAATTGCGTCTTTTCATGGATAAGTGTTCTACATACCCGAACATTCAGAAGGCCATCGAAACGTTATTAAAACATAACTTTAAAATCGAAGCACTTGCAAACATTGTGAACGATAATTATATAAAAATCAGTGACGCGAAACGACTTGATAGAGGTTTAGATATCGTTTTCTCAGAAGAAGCAAATCGATTATTGCAAGAATTCTCAACACGAAATGAGAAGCTTTTTGCCGAAATGACTCGGTATTTTGCCATGCCTGGGAGATACTTTCCTCCTGAGCCTAAAATTCATGCTGAGGAGCGTTTGACTCACCTGTTATTCCAGCCAAAGTCAAAAGAGGCAAAGGACTCCGATGAAATAACTGCTCTTGAAAGAACTCCTCCACAATTATCTCATGAGTAA
- the tehB gene encoding SAM-dependent methyltransferase TehB, with protein MRAEYGDLKCYKHIEIDSHGKLKFFLKKHSTKEGTWGQLTLHEGTIDFLFLNGQGQELSRTRISKEHPHLLIPPAAWHKIIPVSEPFKANLEFYCMPQRYFNKKYGLGAAHSDLVYVYQTYLRHLHAASILDVGCGSGRNLLYLANMGHRVTGIDHNPSALESLEDIAHKETLSGVNTRLHDLNQPLNLEPEHYDLVLSTVTLQFLNPQRIPELLSELQKTTKRKGYHFLVFPVHSELYSMPEFFTFLPQKEALYHVYQDSGWSILEYQESVGHLHKQDELGRPLSGMFALLLAQRIT; from the coding sequence ATGAGGGCAGAATACGGCGACTTAAAGTGTTACAAGCACATCGAAATTGATAGCCATGGAAAATTGAAATTTTTCTTGAAAAAACACAGCACTAAAGAAGGAACTTGGGGGCAACTCACCCTGCACGAGGGAACAATTGATTTTTTATTCCTCAACGGCCAGGGACAAGAACTATCACGCACTCGAATCAGCAAAGAACATCCCCACTTACTCATCCCCCCTGCTGCATGGCATAAAATTATCCCTGTCAGCGAACCTTTTAAGGCAAATCTTGAGTTTTATTGTATGCCTCAGCGATATTTCAATAAAAAATACGGTTTAGGGGCAGCACACAGTGATTTAGTGTATGTCTATCAGACTTATTTGCGTCATTTGCACGCCGCATCCATTCTTGATGTAGGCTGTGGCTCAGGAAGAAATTTATTGTACTTAGCCAATATGGGCCATAGGGTAACTGGGATTGATCATAATCCCTCAGCTTTGGAAAGCCTTGAGGATATCGCCCATAAGGAGACATTGTCCGGGGTCAATACGCGACTCCATGACTTAAATCAACCGCTGAATCTTGAACCAGAACATTATGATCTAGTACTTTCTACGGTTACTCTGCAATTTTTAAACCCCCAGCGCATTCCTGAATTACTCAGCGAACTTCAAAAAACCACGAAGAGGAAAGGATATCATTTTTTAGTATTTCCTGTTCATTCAGAACTTTATTCAATGCCAGAGTTTTTCACCTTTCTGCCGCAAAAAGAAGCCCTCTATCATGTCTATCAAGACAGTGGCTGGTCGATACTTGAATATCAAGAATCCGTAGGTCATTTGCATAAACAAGATGAGCTGGGAAGACCATTATCAGGGATGTTTGCTCTTTTGCTCGCCCAAAGAATCACATAA
- a CDS encoding alternative oxidase, with product MSATHKPAQTISDKVAFGLVKFFRFFADTFFQKRYGNRAIVLETVAAVPGMVGAALLHLRCLRKIKNDEGWIKTLLDEAENERMHLITFMYIAQPNWFERVIIFIAQAIFVVLYLLMYILSSKTAHRFVGYLEEEAVVSYTHYLQELDDGRIENCQAPDIAKKYWDLADDARLRDVLLAVRIDEEEHRDVNHQLADKLANERTLLTELHSELTDTKSSNP from the coding sequence ATGTCAGCAACTCATAAACCTGCTCAAACCATCAGTGATAAAGTTGCCTTTGGACTTGTTAAATTTTTCCGCTTTTTTGCTGATACCTTTTTTCAAAAACGATATGGAAATCGAGCAATAGTCCTTGAAACAGTTGCCGCGGTACCTGGCATGGTTGGCGCTGCATTACTGCACTTGCGTTGCTTAAGAAAAATCAAAAATGATGAGGGGTGGATTAAAACGTTGTTGGATGAAGCAGAAAATGAGCGAATGCATTTGATTACTTTTATGTATATTGCCCAACCTAATTGGTTTGAACGAGTTATTATTTTCATAGCACAAGCTATTTTCGTCGTTTTATATTTGTTGATGTATATTCTTTCCTCAAAAACAGCCCATCGCTTCGTGGGTTATCTTGAAGAAGAGGCTGTTGTCAGCTATACCCATTATTTGCAAGAATTAGATGATGGTCGTATTGAAAATTGCCAGGCTCCAGATATTGCTAAAAAATACTGGGACTTAGCTGATGATGCGCGATTACGTGATGTGCTATTGGCGGTACGTATTGATGAAGAAGAGCATCGTGATGTAAACCATCAGTTAGCGGATAAATTGGCGAACGAGCGTACCCTTTTGACCGAGCTACATTCAGAGCTTACAGATACTAAGAGCAGCAACCCCTAA
- a CDS encoding GNAT family N-acetyltransferase: MKHGEISVKKIAATEVQICLAIRYQVFVEGQKIPVNEEVDGLDPTSDHYLLFFNQLPVGTARVRYVEDFAKIERVAILETHQKKGLGQLLMNFIIEDLRQNRQVKKAKLGAQVYAIPFYEKLGFVVCSNEYQDAGIPHKDMQLSFN, encoded by the coding sequence ATGAAACACGGCGAGATTTCGGTAAAAAAAATTGCTGCAACAGAGGTTCAAATTTGCCTTGCTATCCGATATCAAGTATTTGTGGAAGGGCAGAAAATCCCCGTTAATGAAGAAGTCGACGGACTGGATCCTACTAGCGATCATTATCTTTTGTTTTTCAATCAGTTGCCTGTGGGCACTGCACGTGTCCGTTACGTTGAGGATTTTGCTAAAATTGAGCGCGTGGCCATTTTGGAGACCCACCAAAAAAAAGGACTGGGCCAGCTGCTGATGAACTTTATAATAGAGGACCTGCGCCAAAATCGTCAGGTTAAGAAGGCAAAGCTTGGAGCTCAAGTCTATGCCATTCCATTTTATGAAAAATTGGGCTTTGTGGTTTGTAGTAATGAATACCAAGATGCTGGCATTCCTCACAAAGACATGCAACTTAGTTTTAATTAA
- a CDS encoding FAD-binding oxidoreductase, which produces MSIIDFNNQSYPLGPKENVLQCLLRHGVHYPNSCQAGICQSCLIKAKDGVVDPSWQEGLPETLQSQGYFLACLAKPETALQVVAPEHAECEVTARLIELKPLNYNVMQVKLGVDDLNYWIPGQYLNLINPEGTMRSYSIANIPIQEGFIELHIKIHPSGRMGQWLVNKATKHPEVKLRGPFGRCFYHNPDHLVFDMLLAGTGTGLAPLIAITKSALSLNHQGGIALVHGGLTDEDIYYQDELEALSRAFNSFIYDPCVLQSQGRYPEGLIERRALTHINNAPNTRVYVCGPKETTNKLKTSIFLTGVPSKHIFSDPFL; this is translated from the coding sequence ATGAGTATTATAGACTTCAACAATCAATCTTATCCCTTAGGACCTAAGGAAAATGTTTTACAATGCCTTCTGCGACATGGTGTGCATTATCCTAACTCATGTCAGGCGGGTATTTGCCAGTCCTGTCTGATTAAAGCTAAAGACGGTGTGGTCGATCCATCATGGCAAGAAGGATTACCAGAAACGCTTCAATCGCAAGGCTATTTTCTTGCCTGTCTGGCTAAACCTGAAACCGCACTTCAGGTCGTTGCGCCTGAACATGCTGAATGCGAGGTAACTGCGCGATTAATTGAACTTAAACCACTTAACTACAATGTGATGCAAGTTAAACTTGGGGTGGATGATTTAAACTATTGGATACCCGGACAATATCTTAATTTGATTAATCCCGAAGGCACCATGCGCAGCTATTCAATCGCCAACATCCCCATACAGGAGGGATTTATTGAGTTACACATTAAAATCCATCCAAGCGGAAGAATGGGACAATGGCTTGTGAATAAGGCAACAAAGCATCCAGAAGTTAAACTTAGAGGACCTTTTGGCCGTTGTTTTTACCATAATCCCGACCATTTAGTGTTTGACATGTTATTGGCAGGAACCGGAACAGGATTGGCACCGCTCATTGCCATTACCAAAAGCGCGCTCAGTCTAAACCATCAAGGAGGCATCGCTTTAGTCCATGGCGGTCTTACTGATGAGGACATTTATTACCAAGATGAGTTGGAAGCTTTATCAAGAGCATTTAATTCTTTCATCTATGACCCTTGTGTCCTACAAAGCCAGGGACGTTATCCTGAGGGATTAATTGAGCGCAGAGCCTTAACACACATTAATAATGCTCCTAATACTCGAGTGTATGTTTGCGGCCCTAAAGAAACAACCAATAAACTTAAAACCAGTATCTTTCTAACAGGAGTTCCTTCCAAACATATTTTTAGTGATCCATTTCTTTAA
- a CDS encoding VIT1/CCC1 transporter family protein: MQHKEYHRIERVGWLRAAVLGANDGIISTASLLIGVAAAHTPYHGILIAGFAGLIAGAMSMAAGEYISVSSQADTEKSALKREKKELESSLPDEIQELTSIYINRGLEPGLAKEVVKQLMAKDALGTHARDELGITEVSSARPLQAALFSACSFTVGSLLPLFMIFIAPQNHLILIISVMAVLFLALLGAVAAKVGEAPVVSGAVRVVVWGTLAMIVSAGIGSLLGIAV; encoded by the coding sequence ATGCAACATAAAGAATATCATCGAATTGAACGCGTTGGTTGGTTACGTGCTGCCGTATTGGGTGCCAACGACGGTATAATATCTACTGCAAGCTTATTGATTGGTGTTGCTGCTGCGCACACGCCATATCATGGAATTCTTATCGCGGGGTTTGCCGGATTAATTGCTGGTGCGATGTCGATGGCTGCGGGTGAGTATATCTCGGTAAGTTCTCAGGCAGATACCGAAAAGTCTGCCCTAAAACGTGAAAAAAAAGAACTTGAGTCAAGTTTGCCTGATGAAATCCAGGAGCTCACTAGTATCTATATCAATCGGGGACTAGAACCTGGGCTTGCAAAAGAAGTTGTTAAGCAATTGATGGCTAAGGATGCATTAGGCACCCATGCTCGCGATGAGCTTGGTATTACTGAAGTTTCGAGTGCACGCCCTCTTCAAGCGGCATTATTTTCCGCGTGCAGTTTTACTGTGGGTTCATTATTACCATTATTCATGATTTTTATTGCTCCCCAAAATCATCTTATTCTAATCATATCAGTGATGGCGGTTCTTTTTTTAGCATTACTCGGGGCAGTGGCTGCAAAGGTTGGTGAAGCGCCCGTAGTATCCGGAGCGGTGCGTGTGGTGGTTTGGGGGACGCTTGCGATGATTGTGAGTGCTGGTATTGGTTCCTTATTGGGGATCGCTGTCTAG
- a CDS encoding Rrf2 family transcriptional regulator: MQLTQFTDYSLRALIYIALRKDSCTIKDITEAYGISNNHLIKIIHNLAKLGLIKTIRGKNGGILMATQPEAINLGQLVFQLEPHFDLVPCFNKEKANCCIAPVCKLKGILHEAQAVFMKTLERYTLADVLHNPNELSVFLNIK, from the coding sequence ATGCAACTGACACAATTTACGGATTACTCATTACGAGCCTTAATTTATATCGCTCTTAGAAAAGATTCATGCACGATTAAAGACATCACAGAGGCCTATGGCATTTCGAACAATCATCTGATTAAAATCATTCACAATTTAGCCAAGCTTGGACTGATCAAAACCATCCGCGGTAAGAATGGTGGTATTTTAATGGCTACCCAGCCTGAAGCGATTAATTTAGGCCAACTCGTTTTTCAATTAGAGCCCCATTTTGATTTGGTCCCTTGTTTTAATAAAGAAAAGGCCAACTGCTGTATTGCTCCTGTATGTAAATTAAAGGGTATCTTGCACGAAGCCCAAGCTGTGTTCATGAAGACCTTAGAGCGTTATACTTTGGCTGATGTTTTGCACAACCCCAATGAACTGTCTGTTTTCTTGAATATTAAATAA